Proteins encoded by one window of Acinonyx jubatus isolate Ajub_Pintada_27869175 chromosome X, VMU_Ajub_asm_v1.0, whole genome shotgun sequence:
- the GPR119 gene encoding glucose-dependent insulinotropic receptor, which produces MESSFPFGVTLAVLASLIIAANALVAVAVLLLIHKNDGVGLCFTLNLAVADTLLGVAISGLVTDQLSSPPRPTQKTLCSLRMAFVTSSAAASVLTVMLIAFDRYLAIKQPLRYFQIMNGLMAGSCIAGLWLVSYLIGFLPLGVPIFQQTTYQGPCSFFAVFHPRFVLTLSCVGFFPALLLFVFFYCDMLKIASMHSEQIRKMEQAGAMAGAYRPPRTPSDFKAVRTVAVLIGSFTLSWTPFLITGIVQVACQKCYLYLVLERYLWLLGVGNSLLNPLIYAYWQKEVRQQLYQMALGVKKGLTSFLLLLSARDGGPEGPRESSCPITTVSHSQLHGEDGKGREVSK; this is translated from the coding sequence ATGGAGTCATCTTTTCCATTTGGAGTGACTCTTGCTGTCCTGGCCTCCCTCATTATTGCTGCCAATGCACTAGTGGCTGTGGCTGTGCTGTTGCTGATCCACAAGAATGATGGTGTTGGTCTCTGCTTCACCTTGAATCTGGCTGTAGCCGACACCTTGCTTGGTGTGGCCATCTCTGGCCTAGTCACAGACCAGCTCTCCAGCCCACCTCGGCCCACACAGAAGACCCTATGCAGCCTTCGGATGGCATTTGTTACTTCTTCCGCAgctgcctctgtcctcacagtCATGCTGATTGCCTTTGACAGGTACCTTGCCATCAAGCAGCCCCTCCGCTACTTCCAGATAATGAACGGGCTCATGGCTGGGTCCTGCATTGCCGGGCTGTGGTTGGTGTCTTACCTTATTGGCTTCCTCCCACTTGGAGTCCCCATATTTCAGCAGACTACCTACCAGGGTCCCTGCAGCTTCTTCGCTGTGTTTCACCCACGCTTTGTGCTGACCCTCTCCTGCGTTGGCTtcttcccagccctgctcctctttgtcttcttctACTGTGATATGCTCAAGATTGCCTCCATGCACAGCGAGCAGATCCGAAAGATGGAACAAGCAGGAGCCATGGCCGGAGCATACAGGCCTCCTCGGACTCCCAGCGACTTCAAGGCTGTCCGCACTGTGGCTGTTCTCATTGGGAGCTTCACTCTGTCCTGGACCCCATTCCTTATCACTGGCATTGTGCAGGTGGCCTGCCAGAAGTGCTACCTCTACCTGGTGCTGGAACGGTACCTGTGGCTGCTCGGTGTGGGCAACTCCCTGCTCAACCCACTCATCTATGCCTACTGGCAGAAGGAGGTGCGGCAGCAGCTCTACCAGATGGCCCTGGGAGTGAAGAAAGGGCTCACctcattccttcttcttctctcagcCAGGGATGGTGGCCCAGAGGGGCCCAGGGAAAGTTCCTGTCCTATCACCACTGTCTCCCACTCACAGCTTCATGGCGAAGATGGTAAGGGCAGAGAAGTTTCAAAGtga